GTTTGATAATGGGTATCAAATTACAACAAATAAAGACCACTTACTGAAACAGAATCTGTTTCGATAAGTGGTCTTTTGTGTTTGACTTGAAAGTCGGGATGACAAGATTTGAACTTGCGACCTCTGCGTCCCGAACTTGCTATTTCAAAAATAAGTTGTTGTGTGGTAAGGGGTTGCGTCGTCTCCTGGTCCGTTATTACAATGAAAACTGCAGAATAACGTACCATTTAACGGACCAAAAGGAAATACCAGATGGCTCGGCATTCAAAATTGAACTGGGAAAGTGCCCGCGGAAAGTGGAAGGTCGAATATCGAATATCGCGGTAAGAAATATCGCTTCGATGGCGGCCTAGGGAAGAGTGATCGCGAAGCCAAGAGACATGCTGAGTCTGAGTGGAAGTGGCTTAAAGCAGAGCTTGATCACGAGGCCTTCAGAACTAAGCCCCACAGGCTTGAATACGAAGCAGTAATAGCAGAATGGAACAGTGTTCTAACCTGGCCCGTACCCGCGTGCATTACGGTTATCGGCGATTGCATATCCTGCTTTCGCGAGAGGGTTGGCACGTCAATCACAAGCTGGTGTACCGGCTCTATGTCGAAGAATGCCTGCAAATGCGTCGAAAACGTCCCCGGCGGAATCCAAGCTGTCAGGTTCGGAAAACACGGCAGCAAGCCAGTCGCACCAATGAGAGTTGGAGCATGGACTTCATGGCCGATCAGCTGTTTAACGGGCAGCGGTTCCGGCTGTTGACGTTAGTCGATAACTTTAGTCGTGAGAGTCTGGCCATACAGGTGGGAACACGGCTGACTGGAGATGATGTGGTGGCAGCTCTGGATCGAGTCAAAGTAACTCTGGATTTCAGTCGACTGGGAAAACCAACCGACAATGCGTATATTGAATCGTTCAATGGGCGAGTTCGCCAGGAGTGTTTAAACCAGCATTGGTTTTTAAGCCTGGAAGACGCTCAGGAACAAATCGACTAGTGGCGGCTGGACTACAACGAAAACCGCCCACACAGCTCACTGGGAAATCAGACCCCGGTAGAGTTCGCGAAAAATTCATCCCTGGCGCGCCAGGGATGAATTTACCTTGGATCTCTAACATTCCAACTGGTACAGAGTTGGGGGCAAGGTCAATCCTATTGGTAACTCTCATGACAAATGGATCAAGTTAAGGGGAGCATGCCAAAGGCAATCGAAAGAGGAGCGACTCGATCGTCCGCTGTTCATCTCGACTTCGTTCCTCATCATATGACTGCTGAAGTTGTAAACAGAAATCGACGGCATCCTCCAGGCTTACCAGGAAAGTCGGTTCCTGCTGACCGTCTATGATTAATGACTGTTATCCAGGAATATTCTTCTGTAAAATCTGATTCTTTTGATAGATCGCATTTAGACGTTCTTCACCGAGAATCAGCCGAAATTCAGCCAGAGTGACTTCTGTCTGGCCGATGTAAAAGTATCGGAGGTTAACAGGCTCACTTAACTTATTTGCTGACGCAGTCGACTGCGGCTTTACGGGGCGAATGGTTCCTGTGGGGCAGTAGCGAAACTTGAGCTCCAGCTTTCCCTGCAAAGACTCAGGTTGATAGCTAGTGGGTGTCCCGAAAGTGGGTTCGTACAGAATTTTATGTGGTAACGCGGCGGTAGTGCTCGTGGAGATTGTCGCTATCGGGTCTCTGCTGGCTGCGTGCGGGTGATTTTGGCGGGGATTTCGACTTCATCAGACAATGCCGCGCGTATGGTCTTCCCTGGTTTCCCTTTCTCGTATCGATCGCGACTGTCTCAGGCCGCTTTGCGGCGACTGTGAGCGGCGGCCGCGTTTTGATTCTCCCGGGCGATGAGCATCCGACCGAGCGTGTGCAGGTTTCGCCCCAGAATGCCCAGTTGCAGGTAGCGTTCAAAACCGATCTCCGAACGGTCGCGACATCGCTTCAGCGCGTTCCCGCTCTGCAACGCTCCGATCATTGATTCCACTCCCGAATGATTCTTCTGAGCCGATCGAAACTCGTTATCGTCCAGTTGAACCGCCTACTGCTTGACGCCGGTTCTGGGAAGACACAGATGATCGACAAGCTCAGACATTTCCCTCTGGTTGTCGGGTGAATGGAACCCACGGTCGAACGACAGACGCTTCACACCGTTTTGAAAGTCATTTTGCAAAGACTTCGTTTCACGGACTGCCACTTGTTTGTCGCCTTCATCGCGTTTCATCAAAATAGCGCGCACAATGAAGCCAGCGGCATCTTCGAACACCAGAACCTGCCGACCAAACTGCATCGGTTGACCGGCCTTGCCACGTTTGTAAAGCTGAGTATGCGGCTCGAAAATACTGAAGAGCTTGTCGCTGTTGGCAACTGTTTCGCCGTGGAAGATACGACGCCGGGCCGTGTCCGCGACGCGCTCTGTGCATACGATCAACGCCTGCAGCGTGTTCGGCCCGAACAGGTCGGCGATCTCCGGCAGCCGCTGGCCGGTGACCAGGCAGAGGTCGCGCGCACGCTGCATCAAGGCGCCCGTTTTTTGCAGGAGTTCGCGATAAAGCGGCTGGAGTCGCTTTTTGTAGCGGGAGCCTTTCTTTGTCGCGATGCGATTGATGTCTCGATTGAGTTGTTTGATTTTTTTCAAGAGGTGAGCATACTGACGCCATCCGTTCACGCCGTGTGCTTCGGCCAGCCTCACGCACTGAGGAATGATTTTCTGCAGCCCGTCGTACAGCAAACTGCTTTCCGTGGGATAATGAATGTTCGTTTCCATCACGAACGAATCGGCCCGCACCTTGTCGATCGCAGCGGGATCAAACGCGTGTCCTGCACTGACGATGGCCTGGTTGATGCGTGCAATGGTTTCCGGTCGCAGGAGTCGAATGTTGTTGCGGATGGTTCGCCATTTGAAGGACCTGTCATCACAGTCGCCGACTCCCATGATGCCGCGCAGCTTGCGGTGATTTTCAGCAAGGTCCTGCAATTGATCGAAGGTGAAGTTGCAGCCCAGTCGCACGGCTGCCAGCACACAGATATGCCAGTATTCCATCCCCGTTCGACCTGTGTCAGTGTGACTGTCGCTGTTAACGTCGGCGGCAATCCACTGCAGTATTTCATCGATAAGTTTGCGGTCCGAATACAGGAACTGCAGAGCGCGAAAAATAGGAACGATGCGGTCCCGCGATTCCAGATTTAACGCTACCTGTTCGATCGGAATGCTGTCCAGTCGCAGCTGATTCGAGTATGATTTTCTCATCATTGGCTCCTCGAAGATTGAATGTGTTGATTCCGTTTTACTGGTCTTTTCAACAAGTGAAACGAATCAATGCTTCATCTTCGAGGAGCGTTCTTACAATTTCACGCTATTATTTACGAACCAAAACGCTTTTGGGTCGGACACTAGCTAAGTCTAATTCTGTAGTAAAATGGTTGAAATAATTTCTCAGAAAAAGTCGGTGAAGTATGACAGCAGATCAAGTGGATATGAAATGTGCGATAATGCCTGAACGTAGTGGTACTAAATTATTTCAACTACATTCGGTTCGGCGATTTCTTACGCTCGCGTTCTTAATTCAAATTCTAGCGAATCTACTCATTCTATTCTTTTACTGGGGAGAGGGAATGGATGAGACACTTAATAATCTTCCACACGTTGATGAAAAGATAAAAAATAAATTTGTAGAAGATCAGATCTCCCGTGAGTTTCAGAATGGAATACTAACAATTCCCTATCGAATTATGTCACCAGAGAACCTGTCAACGGGACGAAAGTACCCTTTAGTTGTTTTTTTACATGGTGCGGGAAGCAGGGGAAGTGACAACTATCAGCAGTTGCAGACCCTGCCCAAACAGTTGGCAACGCCACTCTGGCGGAAAAAGTATGAATCATATGTTATGGCGCCGCAGTGCCCATCTGAATTCTGGTGGGGGATGTGGCAGGTAACAGATCAAGTCGCGATACTAATTCAGGAAACGATCCAGTCTCATCCACAGATTGATCCTGACCGTGTTTATCTGATAGGTCTTTCGATGGGAGGGAGCGGTTGCTGGAGTCTAGCGACACGTCACCCAGATCTCTTCGCTGCCATAGCCTCTTTCTGTGGGCAGGGAAATCCCGAAAATGCTTCCACAATGTCAGCGATTCCCATCTGGGTGGTACATGGAGATGATGATAGAGTCATCAATGTTTCGTATTCCAGAGAGATGGTTCATGCACTGCAGAAGGTGAATGCTAAAGTTGTCTATCACGAACTACCGGGTATTGGTCACAACTGCTGGGAGGAGAGTTATCAGGAACCC
This sequence is a window from Gimesia sp.. Protein-coding genes within it:
- a CDS encoding PHB depolymerase family esterase, translating into MDETLNNLPHVDEKIKNKFVEDQISREFQNGILTIPYRIMSPENLSTGRKYPLVVFLHGAGSRGSDNYQQLQTLPKQLATPLWRKKYESYVMAPQCPSEFWWGMWQVTDQVAILIQETIQSHPQIDPDRVYLIGLSMGGSGCWSLATRHPDLFAAIASFCGQGNPENASTMSAIPIWVVHGDDDRVINVSYSREMVHALQKVNAKVVYHELPGIGHNCWEESYQEPSPMMNWMFQQNRYKRR